GGTAAACGTCAATATCCACCTCATTTTCCTCAATGTACTCAACCATGGCATCAGCAACACCCCACTCACCCAAAACAGAGCAAGCCATACCAACCTTCACCAATGTCACagcatcagccttcacaccagCCGCCCGCATCGCTTCAAAAACACCCAAAACCTCCCTAAACTTTTTCCCCTGACGATACCCACAAATCAACGAATTCCAAGAGACCAAATCCCGTTCaggcatttcatcaaacaccaTCCGGGCAAGACCCATTTCACCGCAACAACCATAGGCATTAATCAAAGCATTAGTTACAAATAAAAGGGAGTCAAACCCAAGTTTCAAAACACGGGCATGGGCCATTGCAGTGAAGGAAACATCAGAAACTCGAGCACAGGCTTTGAGTAGAGATGGGTAGGTGTGGCTGTCACCAACCAGGCCTTGGTGGAACATGAGGTTGTAGGTGCGAAGGGATTCGATGGGGTTGTCGCTTTGGGACCAACCGCGGATCATGAGGTTCCAGAGGGGCAAGGTGGGTTGGTGGATTTGGTTGAAGATGTTCTGGGCTTTGTGGATGTTTGTAGGGGAGAGTGCGAGGGGTTTGAGGTGGTGGAaaatggaggaagaggaagaagggtcTGTGTGAAGAAACGCATTGAAGGTGCGCGTCATGGGTTTGGATAGTTTCATGTTTCGATCATTCAAGCAGAACATTGCCCTTGTTACAAGCTATCCATGAATATTAGTAGCATAGAACTATAGGGTTTATCGTTTGTAATTCAACGATGATGTGAGATGTCAtgttgtgggggggggggggggggtttgagaCAAGTTTGACTTGACTTTTATCGGTCCTAATTCCTAAATGCTAATTGGGCCAATTTTTTAGTTTAAACTCGTTCTTAGACATGAGGAAACCGGATGAGTTGCGGGTTTAACATGGATCGAACATAAAATGATGAGCTTGAGTTGCCTTCAAGAACAAATTGAATGTCATTTCATATCTCCTTGAAGAATTATACATAATTATCATTCGGtaaaaaactaatttttctCATTAATGAATTGTGAAAAGAACTATGTAGAGTTGAAGTTTTTCAtaacaaaatattaaaatattaaattggaGAAAATAATAGAAATTTTATACTCACTTGAAACCTGACTATTAATGAAAATATACAAACCATGTTTGTGGGACAGGTTGGGACGGTTACATCTGACTTTCACCTGCTAATTTTTAAACTCAAATTCATCCCTGGACTCGAAGAAACCCGATCAAATGTGGGTGAACGAGCCAATGGTTAGGGTTGAATCATGTACACATCTACTGTGAGATATCTCCAAAGCACGACGAGTCAGAGATAGtgtatattattatataacaAAAAGaatgtatttttctttttaagtaGTGCTAGCAATATCATCTTTCCAACACTCTCTTCAACATTCTCTTATTAATTGATTATTGAAATTCAGGTAGGTCTAATATTTTTAGTGGATTTGACTTGAACTTTAACCAATCAATGAAAGAGTGTTGGAAATAGAATGTTTCTagcatttttttatgaaatattaTCAAAATAGTTTATATTTTGAGCTACCAACATTCTATTTGATATTTTATTTCTAACACTTTTTTATTGGTTAAAACTCATGTATGATCCATTAAATTATATGAGTCTCATTAATTTGGCGAGACCTACAGGAATTTGAACTTATTAAATAGTGAGCATTACGAATAAAGTGTGTAGTACTAGGCTACTAGCACttctcatatattttttaaaatgctCATTACAACCTATTTTAAAAGGACATGGTAGTTTTGGATTGACACAGCAACAAGGTTTCGTGTTTATCTTTTGCCCCAATAAATGGAGGACTTGTATTCATTAAAATCTCACTTGATGAGCAACCCTTTTAGAGATATCTCGACCATGCCGCTATTTATTTGGGCATGTTGCTGGCCGTTATTTCAGTCTTATTTTACATTTGCACATGATTTTTGCCCTAATTCCCAAAGTCTATTTTGGTTCAATATATAAATTGCAGTGACAATACTAGATAATTTGTCCATAGAGAATATATTTATAACAAGCTCAAAGTTTTAGGTTAAATCAAGATttagaatataaaaaaaattacaatacaATGATCATGTTGtaaattatattataattataatgtCTTGATGAAAAGTAATTTAAGGTAATTAGGATTATTATTTAGGCTTGATTTCTTTATTTatattgatattttttcttatttaattggGATTACAATCTAAGCTATCAGAAAGATTTTTTTCATAAAGAAAACAGCAAAACGTTATATGAAGTTAAATGGAATGTTCAGAAAACAACAGGGCTGAAACTAATTTGTAATGTAGAGAAAAGCATAAGCTGACATAAATTACAGATTGAACAAAAATGCTGTGTTAGGTCTGCTCTTTTTTGTATATCTCATTATGACTTCTATAAAAGACAAACAAACTACTAGCAAAATTGATGATCATAATCATATTAATAGATAAATCCCTATCTAGTCTTACGAGCTTTTGCCattttttgctttcttttcttcACAGCTTTAGGGACTTTATTTTTCCGCGCTtctttcttctcctccttcaccttcttcttgtTTTCCTTCCTAGCTTCTTTTCTTGCTGCTTTCTTATCCACAGGAGAACCGGTTTCACTTCCAGAGGATGAATCCCCATCCTCTTCAGGATCAGTAGCACTATCTTCGTCCTGATCTGATTGAGACTCCGCATCATCACCCTCTGCGAGGCTAGATTTACTGTCAGAAATTAAACATGAATCTTCTATACGACTTGATTCCTGCCTTTGCTCGCCATCTCGCAGGGAAGGCTGGGTATTCGGCACAGCGTGTTTAAGCCCTGTAATGGTCTTATATAATAAATCGCCGGTGTCCTTCCCACTTGCTATCCGTTGTGCATCCTCCTCAGCATTCTTAACATCAACTAGGTTCTTTGGAATGTAAGACTGTAACAAGAGTTCAGAAACTTGTGTAAGAACGGACATAAAAGATCAATGTGACCACAAACCTATTCAAAGATCAATCTGAAGTTCTGAACCCCATTTCAgttcttgataaaaaaaaatgattaatcAAGCTCATATCTACTGCTTAtagaagaaaataagaaaagtgGCGGCTTAGATGAAAATAAGGAATGAATTTTACAATTTTATGAGAAATAAATAAACTTCTATGTTGATATCATATTCCAACTACCCGGCTCGAACAAGATTGCCTAAGTGGAGTATACCTATagttcaaacaaaaaaatattccaACAATCATGTTTAGATTTAGAATTGGTTGTTAGGGTGTATTAGTTACTTACCTCTCAGATGCCATTTCCTATATTCTGTTTCCATTACAAAAATACTATCACTTTGTTCTTAGATTTCAAAGTTTAATAAAGGAAACAAACAACAACATATTATTTTCTGTAAAAAAGTTAAAACCTGAAAAGAAAGTGGAAATTAGATAGCATTTTCCAAGCAAGAAGTTGACATAAAAAGGAAGGTTACCTGCACAAATACAGAATCCGCAATTTCTTCCTCCACGGATAAATCTCCTCTTGCTAAAACTTTTTGTTGCACCTAGAAATTTTTGAATACCACAATGATTACTTTGAAGTTGTTCATAAAATGTAACAATAATTAGAGAATGACAAATACCTCTTCCAAATAGCTATCCACAGCATCATCAGCAATGGATGCATCAACAATAAAATCAAACAGTTCTTTTATTGTCATGACAGCCACACCATGCTTTTTGAAGAAGTCCTACAAGAGAAACAACTACTTAATCACACTTTTCCCTTAGCCCCACCAACACACAAGAAATATGCAATTTAGAGCAAGTTCTTATAAGTCTTACAGATATATGAACACAATCTTCACGCAGAAAATCAAGAGCATGAGGATGGTCAGGATCAACAGCTTGAGAAACATCAATAATATACAAGTGACCctgacaaattaagaaaaaaattcgTTGACTGTTGACACATACATTTAATGAATGAAATAGAAACAGTAGAAGGATATGCTAACCTCAAAATAAAGTATATTATATTCACTAAGGTCACCATGCACCAATTTGCACTTTTGATACAGCGTCCGCATTGCAATAATAATCTGAAATACAAATGCTCACATAATTTCAACCTCAAAAATTGGCAGAACAGACTACAACATGCACCCTTAGAATTTAGAAGAGTAAAAAACATGGGACAAGTGTTTCCCTAAATGACACTCAAAGGAGACGGTAAAGACTTTTCAGGCTTTAACCAACAAGTATGGTTTTAGTAATCATTCTAGATAGCAGGCTTCCAAGGACCTAAACAACAACCTCATGTTAAAGTATCAACAACACACTATCAAGAGACCTGCTAAAGGAATATGTTCTAACTTCTAAACCATGCAAACATTAATAGACTATTGTATCACCCACCTCCACATAGCCTTCCCGTAACTTGTCTAGAGATAAAGCAGCATCTTTGAGACGAGGAGCAGCCCAACCAGTCTTTCCTATGTGAAACAAATAACCACGGAACTTCAATTAAAATTGTACTTGCATTTATTCAGTCTATACTGCAGTATACATTACcagaataatataatatatgctACAGAAAGAATTCGGAATTTTCGAAGACTGGTGATAGATAATTAGAGGGTGGCTATTAGCAGTTCCATCTTCAATATAAGTGAACAGAGCAATTAAACTACGCATTACTCttctatcattttttttattcaaatgtaGACATTTATAAACTGATAATCCATATGATCAATTTTGAGCAACTGATTAAATATGGACAATCGATCAGAATCGTCAGTTTGTATTTTCTCAAAATCCAGGATAAAGCAATACCTATAAATTCCATAACCAGAACATGTAGCCGCAGAAGATGTGGTGTAGGGCACCTAAGCCCTGCTGCTTTTAGCCTGCAATCCAATATAGAAAGGGCAAAAGAACGAAACAgctcaggaaaaaaaaaataatcaaagtTTTTTATTGAAATCAGCCCAAGGAATAAACCCACATGCTCAGGGAGTAAGCAAAACAAGGAGCCCCCTTTATCAGAAGAAAAAACTCTAGAAGGAAAAAAGAGcaaaagctcggaaaaattgaCAACCATGACAATTCACTCCAGAACAGATTAACACTTCATATaggtttatttgagtttatttGCTCTAAGACGtaaataaaattcttaacagAGATCTCAACTATTAGAAAGGATGACTACAGAAGTTCCTGGTTTAAGTAAAAGCTAACATATTAATTATCTAAGGTTAGCAACGGATCAAGCCATAACCTACAGGTAGGAGTATTAATAACAAAACTCCTAATGCATAGCGGATGATGTTGACCGACATGATTACCTTCCTTCAATTCTCTCTCCTTTTCTTTTAATAGTATAATTTAGTATATCATATTTCAATGGAATTTCATTAACAGTTTTTACTGTGATGCATAagctaacaaaaaaaaacgaaaaaagaaCAAATGCAAACCTCATAAGATTTCTCATTTCTTTCTCTGCCCAAGTTTTTACCATTTTCCTGGGATTATGCTTGCAGTATCCATTCCTAAACCGGAAGTCTCCTTGCACATATCTATCTCTATCCCTGAAGGCACCCAGATGATTATAAAGTTCAGTTCatatgataaataaaaaaaaaaggcaccTTTGGTTCAAGAAACCAGGTTTCCATTCAATGTGTTGAAAACAATTTGTGCTGCATTTGTGCATTGCATGTATATAAGGAATTTATTAGAAGAACATGTATCAAGACAATTTCACTAATTCTAAAGGCAAGATAACTCCATAAATTCTTTCACAATATATTATATCATAATATCCAGGATCTAGCCCCTCGAAGAAACTTTTtcatgataaaaaaataataacaaaagTTTTCTTGAATAAAGATTCCAGTGCTCTCTTATGTAAATCTTTCATAATTTTCGGCCTTCAACATAATCTATAATAACAGAAGAAGCTAAATCAAGCTAACACATAGAGTACTTACTTAAATACCAGAACAGATGTTTTGTACACTTTAATTGCAAGTTCTTGACCATCGTTTTTGGTTGCATGATAAACATTTGCCTGTCAAAGAACAAGAaatgtcaaaataaaaataCGATGGATTGGTATCACATAACAAATTATCCACATAAAGTCCTCATCATAGAAGTAAAGCCATAAGATCAAGAAAAAACAAACTTAAACATGAAAATAAAGGCTTCTGGTGTGTCACATACTTCCTTTCCAGTTGAAATGCATCCGTTGATATCGTTAAACACACCCCTGTTCAGCATCTTGAATAAAACCATGCGCGTTCTTGGATCAATTGCCTAGGGAATATTTTAGAATTAGCTGCATGataattataaaaaagaaacatacaacaaacaagcctatataataataaaaaagaataaaataaaatgggcAAGCACTTGAGTAGgcaagaagagaatgaaagaaaGGGGGAGAGAGAATGTGAGAGAAAACCGAAACTGTATATAGAACATTTTTGAGAACTGAGCACAAAGAAGTGTCTGTAGAGAACTCGTTATTTATAAGTAGGGCCTAACAGAAATAACTGCAGGGCAGAGCTGAATCTGTTGGAACAGAATAACAGAAGCTCAGCAGCTTCTATTATGACTAACTGTCACTGTTTATTATACGTGCACAACACCTGTATAATATActctttaaataaaatgtagGGAAGCATGTCACGAAACAAGTTATTAAACTATCATACTTTATATAACTAATGTAATGAGGTGTACAACGAGTGGATAGGGAGAAGTAACAAACAttgacttaatttttttatgtaattaaGGTACCAGATTTTATGAAATCAACATAATTTACCTGCTCAACAGTGGCTCGGTCTGCTTTCTCAGTTTTATTAGTTTTACCAATGGCCCCATCTCTCACACTTCCACGAATTGCTGTTGTCACAGAGTTAGACATGCCAACATTCATCCTTCCTTCCCACTCCTGCACCAACAGGTCCCAATTTCAAAACTATTAAACAAACAAGACCAATAGGATAAAAGGGAACAATATTTCTTATGAAGGCAGCAATAAATCTCTGtcaaataaattaaatcaacaGAATGGTTCAATCAGCAGAGGTAATGCagttgaaacaaaaaaaaagtagcattgttttaaaaaatcatGTCCATTCCAATAAAGGGCCTCCGGAAGTCACATCTGTAGGCAGGCATTAATGGAGGATTTGAGGAAGTTAAGGAGGAGGATGTTAAAAATCCCACCCCATAAAATGGCTTCCTGTGACCTATATTTTACTGAACAATGTAAAGATCACAAGAAATATGAGGCAATTAAGCCTGAGAGTGATGATACTCTGCAAGCTTCCCTTACAAATGGCATTGAAACTTCTAGTGCAAAGGTTGGAAACCAGGAGGGTCTGAGCGAGacaaacttttttttctttttgataggcaaatgttagttgttagtaattttagtaaattagtctctcctcagggttcgaaccctggacccttcatcccacccaacccttatgtcccctagctcttaccacttgagctaaccctcggggacatgagcaagacaaacttaaaaaCACACAAACAAGCAGATATCAACAAGTTTTCCTTCCCACTCCTGCACCACCAGGTCTCAAACTTAAACCTATTTCAAAACAAACCAAATGGTGAAAGCTCAAACTAAGTctatttgtaccaaaaaaaaaaaactctaatgcAGCTATAACAACAATGTCCAAAGCTCAATGTTTTCAATGAAAAACCAAGTAATACTGAAAAGGAGGGGAAAACCCAATAGTGAAATAAGCACTATTTATCAATATAAATTACAGTAAAATCctaaaaaatcaaactttaatCGATAAAAGACTCTTCAAATGTCAATATTGCAAGATGAGACACCCATTTGGATGTTAGAATGATTAAGCATGTAAGGAAGTAAAGGGTATCAAAAAAGGGGGTAGTATGAAGAATGGAACCTCCAAGGGTGAAGCTCGAATATGATGTGTGAACTTCTGGTTGCGATTGGCGAGAGGTTGGAGTGTGGAGGAATGAGAGTGGTGGCCACCGTGAGCGTTAGGGCGCCAGGAACTGAGGGAGGAAGAGAACGAGCCATCAAACACTTCATCTTCGTCCTTGGAATCCAACCAGTCTAACGCATCGCCGATTTCTGAATCTGAAGAACATGAATcctcaacttcttcttcttctacttcttcttGATGGGGTTCGTGTTCAACGGCGGTGTTCATTGTGCCGCCGGTGTTGTTCGTGAACTGAGAGAGGCGATGAAAGCGGTGAGTGTTTTTGCTGCCAATACCCTACTATGTATCAAAAATGAAATTCaaagaaataataataaccGAAATATTACTATTGGGTTACTATTTGGTAAAATCACCCCTACTTAGTGACCCAATAATattttgtttattgttttttttattatacaaatgaatttatttaaggattctttcaaaaaaaaaaagaatttatttaaggattgattttattttagtttagtttacaAGAGAAGGATGATTTTAGTGACgggtggttggttcaagtggtacatgtttgattccCCTTAAGTAAGGTCTCGGGTTCGAATCTTGTGGACGGAAAAACCTATGCAGAGAGAGTTAGACCCACCATGAGGTGGATGTTCCCGGCTCGAACATGATTGTCTCTAAAGGAGGACATCTGtctaaaaaaaagagtaaaatacactcaccccctcaagatttgcaagaatgaca
This is a stretch of genomic DNA from Lotus japonicus ecotype B-129 chromosome 1, LjGifu_v1.2. It encodes these proteins:
- the LOC130728235 gene encoding uncharacterized protein LOC130728235 gives rise to the protein MNTAVEHEPHQEEVEEEEVEDSCSSDSEIGDALDWLDSKDEDEVFDGSFSSSLSSWRPNAHGGHHSHSSTLQPLANRNQKFTHHIRASPLEEWEGRMNVGMSNSVTTAIRGSVRDGAIGKTNKTEKADRATVEQAIDPRTRMVLFKMLNRGVFNDINGCISTGKEANVYHATKNDGQELAIKVYKTSVLVFKDRDRYVQGDFRFRNGYCKHNPRKMVKTWAEKEMRNLMRLKAAGLRCPTPHLLRLHVLVMEFIGKTGWAAPRLKDAALSLDKLREGYVEIIIAMRTLYQKCKLVHGDLSEYNILYFEGHLYIIDVSQAVDPDHPHALDFLREDCVHISDFFKKHGVAVMTIKELFDFIVDASIADDAVDSYLEEVQQKVLARGDLSVEEEIADSVFVQSYIPKNLVDVKNAEEDAQRIASGKDTGDLLYKTITGLKHAVPNTQPSLRDGEQRQESSRIEDSCLISDSKSSLAEGDDAESQSDQDEDSATDPEEDGDSSSGSETGSPVDKKAARKEARKENKKKVKEEKKEARKNKVPKAVKKRKQKMAKARKTR